A region from the Lentisphaera profundi genome encodes:
- a CDS encoding LamG-like jellyroll fold domain-containing protein, whose translation MNVASKIISTLIVSQVSILAGQVAEWTFDKRKNTLADTSISQKHQAKMLGKAARFGFRGYDKSTKYAAKFEGREDSMILVDPHQDLQSKSFSCLVHTKTAVKRDGKYRAVIYSRRQAGFCLYQGPRGNWQIWIKGDNATWNKHIIAAVNEDQWMQFLISYNAKDINPENENQGRLLVWQNGELKVDTYSEYLPSMTKLSIGANSVGTANYKGLIDNIEIWNEAILTLKEQPKQLSPQITEKEIKLAKIRLAELNFDSDANITLSGDDAASCFIRDHSVFLHKGVDLEAKKQLSVSVSVNAGLIAKSSSIELLIPISSHMITRTK comes from the coding sequence TGGACAAGTAGCTGAATGGACTTTCGATAAGCGAAAAAACACCTTGGCCGATACTTCAATTAGTCAAAAGCATCAAGCAAAAATGCTTGGCAAAGCCGCTAGATTTGGTTTCAGAGGCTATGACAAAAGCACTAAGTATGCGGCTAAATTTGAAGGTAGGGAAGATAGTATGATCCTTGTTGATCCGCATCAGGATCTACAAAGTAAATCCTTTTCATGCCTCGTCCATACCAAGACGGCAGTCAAACGCGACGGCAAATACAGGGCTGTAATTTACTCAAGAAGGCAAGCAGGATTTTGCCTCTACCAAGGCCCCAGAGGCAATTGGCAAATATGGATAAAAGGCGATAATGCTACTTGGAACAAGCATATCATTGCTGCTGTGAACGAAGACCAATGGATGCAATTTCTGATTTCATACAATGCAAAGGACATCAATCCTGAAAATGAAAATCAAGGACGATTACTTGTATGGCAAAATGGTGAGCTAAAAGTCGACACTTATAGCGAGTACTTACCGTCTATGACTAAACTAAGTATTGGCGCTAATAGTGTAGGCACCGCTAACTACAAAGGCTTAATTGACAACATTGAAATTTGGAACGAAGCCATCCTAACACTCAAAGAACAGCCTAAGCAGCTTTCTCCTCAAATCACGGAAAAAGAAATTAAACTTGCGAAAATACGCTTAGCTGAACTCAATTTTGATAGCGACGCTAATATCACTTTATCGGGAGATGATGCCGCATCTTGTTTCATTAGGGATCATAGTGTTTTCTTGCACAAGGGCGTTGACCTAGAGGCTAAAAAACAGCTTTCAGTAAGCGTAAGTGTAAATGCAGGCTTAATTGCAAAATCTTCTTCAATAGAATTATTGATCCCTATTTCTAGTCATATGATCACTAGAACCAAATAA
- a CDS encoding SGNH/GDSL hydrolase family protein, producing the protein MCFNFRIVLCLLFSLSLLGEEGLVNFVDLKNLKERSSNRFIDEINTQLMRNESLVFCSDLQARKARLLFDPIKLLSVKRADGSADFVEGEDYLVSADGWLTLTANSRIPVLNYYSKTMDRVLYRFVDVKGKAFYSPGGTRKHSDWDIVVSYTHAKGSLDEMAAGSRASSLTVPLEKLRDKLPLNVTFFGDSITFGAQASSLGKGVFPYAPAYPIQLVDALKKRFEYEGIHYANKAVGGKTTLWGVKEIKQLMATKPDLVVLAFGMNDGSGGVATSKYKENTETMIEALRLANPDVGIVLVAEFSPNPEWGNANYERRKQNRDALYELYSKYDNMAFVDVGAVSRQIASRKKFQDFSGNNINHPNDFMHAVYAYLLESVISTSAQE; encoded by the coding sequence ATGTGTTTTAATTTTCGAATAGTGCTCTGTCTCTTGTTTTCACTTAGTCTTCTGGGAGAAGAAGGGCTGGTGAATTTTGTTGATCTTAAGAATCTTAAAGAGCGAAGTTCTAATAGATTTATTGATGAGATCAATACTCAGTTAATGAGGAATGAATCGCTTGTTTTTTGCAGTGATCTGCAGGCTAGAAAAGCCCGTTTGTTATTCGATCCGATCAAGCTCCTGAGTGTTAAGCGCGCCGATGGTTCTGCTGATTTTGTAGAGGGTGAGGATTACCTGGTCAGTGCGGATGGATGGTTGACGCTGACGGCGAATTCGCGAATTCCGGTTTTGAACTACTATTCGAAGACCATGGATCGTGTGCTCTATCGCTTTGTGGATGTAAAGGGAAAAGCCTTCTATTCACCTGGCGGCACTCGCAAGCATTCCGATTGGGATATTGTGGTGAGCTACACCCACGCGAAGGGGTCGCTGGATGAAATGGCTGCGGGCTCGCGGGCATCGAGTCTGACCGTGCCCTTAGAAAAATTGCGGGACAAGCTGCCCTTGAATGTTACGTTTTTTGGCGACAGTATCACCTTCGGTGCCCAGGCTTCATCGCTGGGCAAGGGTGTTTTTCCTTATGCTCCAGCTTACCCCATTCAGCTTGTAGACGCCTTAAAAAAACGTTTTGAGTACGAGGGAATTCACTATGCAAATAAGGCAGTTGGTGGCAAAACTACCCTTTGGGGGGTGAAAGAAATTAAGCAGCTTATGGCAACTAAGCCCGACCTTGTGGTTCTGGCTTTCGGGATGAATGACGGATCTGGGGGGGTAGCGACTTCAAAATACAAGGAAAATACTGAGACAATGATTGAGGCCTTACGTTTAGCTAATCCAGATGTCGGCATTGTCTTGGTCGCCGAATTTTCTCCAAACCCTGAATGGGGCAATGCCAATTATGAGCGCCGCAAGCAGAACCGCGACGCGCTTTATGAGCTTTACTCCAAATACGACAACATGGCCTTTGTGGATGTCGGTGCGGTATCGCGGCAGATTGCCAGTCGCAAGAAGTTTCAAGATTTTAGTGGCAATAACATCAATCATCCCAACGACTTTATGCATGCCGTCTACGCGTATCTGCTGGAAAGCGTCATTAGCACCAGCGCGCAAGAGTAA
- a CDS encoding GntR family transcriptional regulator: MSKDKVFQSVQIQSDSILLSLKESIAAGAFPTNKPIPPVRTLGEQYNISRQTISTLLKRLYEENYIYPMTNGRYKANPKFVPNSLDTGEPIKLCFIGEKNKEGLGNDFYGRIYQALEQHKKSFNLEVDYQIYFDKSEIFKKSFEAFDAIILAGDVDWIPEAFAYFQKQNKIVTSCLSPINFHLPRGVRIDNVCGGEALATHIIDHHNPKIKRMKLIGISQNYPDFWHEQFSFRVTGFKKVWLEKGRNLAEIEELILPMDYNQMIDQWIQVAEDHQEGDAYFALSDKDAQFLISSLSSVDKICPLIFCPDNSEIARSHQLTSLFPDPEKIAHALAHQLRVIEIEGADYKQLDYISPELIVR, encoded by the coding sequence ATGTCTAAAGATAAAGTCTTTCAATCCGTTCAAATTCAGTCTGATAGCATCTTACTATCACTCAAAGAGAGTATCGCTGCAGGCGCTTTCCCGACCAACAAGCCGATCCCTCCTGTAAGGACTCTTGGCGAACAGTATAATATCTCGCGACAAACGATTTCGACTCTCCTAAAAAGACTTTATGAAGAGAACTATATCTACCCCATGACTAATGGGCGCTACAAAGCCAATCCCAAATTTGTCCCCAATAGCCTTGACACTGGTGAGCCTATCAAACTTTGCTTTATTGGCGAAAAAAATAAAGAGGGCTTGGGCAATGATTTTTATGGTCGCATTTATCAAGCTCTTGAGCAGCATAAAAAAAGCTTTAACCTCGAAGTCGACTACCAAATTTATTTTGATAAAAGTGAAATTTTTAAAAAATCTTTCGAGGCTTTTGACGCCATTATTTTAGCTGGCGATGTTGATTGGATACCCGAGGCCTTTGCCTATTTTCAAAAACAAAACAAAATAGTCACTTCATGTCTTAGCCCTATCAATTTTCACCTCCCGAGAGGTGTGCGCATTGATAATGTCTGTGGTGGCGAGGCTTTAGCTACTCACATCATCGACCATCACAACCCAAAAATAAAGCGCATGAAACTCATTGGTATTAGTCAAAATTATCCAGATTTCTGGCATGAACAATTCAGTTTCCGCGTTACCGGATTTAAAAAAGTCTGGTTGGAGAAAGGTCGGAATCTTGCCGAAATTGAAGAGCTAATCCTTCCCATGGACTACAATCAAATGATCGATCAATGGATACAAGTTGCCGAAGATCACCAAGAAGGCGATGCCTACTTTGCTCTCTCTGATAAAGATGCACAGTTCCTCATCTCGAGTTTAAGCAGCGTTGATAAAATTTGCCCGCTCATTTTTTGCCCCGATAATAGTGAAATTGCCCGCAGCCATCAACTCACTAGTTTATTCCCCGATCCAGAAAAAATCGCCCATGCACTCGCTCATCAACTCAGAGTCATAGAAATTGAGGGCGCAGACTACAAACAGCTCGATTACATTAGTCCAGAACTAATCGTCCGCTAA
- a CDS encoding GntR family transcriptional regulator codes for MPTPKKRLGQKDVSQIIKERIVQGDFSTAGLLPPLRTLATAIGSSRHTIWNAVSQLCEEQYLISNETGRYKVHPRFIFGNEGDAPLNLLFASQGKGYLEDPLEAKIFQYLCEHQEGLKITNSLSAQPAEYTSSVKDFSGYNATILAAPWAQKIQPQLKTQQIANVALNPALDTPYSPFVRIDYFHYGELAGQQVCGDHFTKLVVVRSSDENSSIEQLYYLGLLKAWLRAGKLERDIKTIAVEKDLFQRLASFKNELQDSDDKNAFIVFSPDYLPELHNVLAKQEQWFPQAVVAIADEHPSLDELSVSSIGSDIKAFCTALIQQLRSQDDLAPSIIPGKVITRNSPQNLLGSDLNV; via the coding sequence ATGCCTACACCTAAAAAACGCCTCGGCCAAAAAGACGTCAGTCAGATCATCAAAGAACGCATCGTTCAAGGTGATTTTTCTACCGCGGGACTACTACCACCCCTGCGAACGTTAGCGACTGCCATTGGTAGCTCACGCCACACTATCTGGAATGCCGTAAGTCAACTCTGCGAAGAGCAATACTTGATCAGCAACGAGACGGGTCGCTACAAAGTTCACCCGCGCTTTATTTTTGGAAATGAAGGAGATGCACCTCTAAATCTACTCTTTGCTAGTCAGGGCAAGGGCTACTTGGAAGATCCCCTTGAAGCGAAAATATTTCAGTATCTCTGTGAACACCAAGAAGGTCTTAAAATCACTAACTCACTCAGCGCTCAGCCAGCTGAATACACTTCTTCTGTGAAAGATTTTTCCGGCTATAATGCCACTATTCTCGCCGCTCCTTGGGCACAAAAAATCCAGCCACAATTAAAGACTCAGCAAATTGCCAATGTCGCCCTCAATCCAGCCCTCGATACACCCTATTCACCCTTCGTTAGAATTGATTATTTCCACTATGGAGAATTAGCTGGCCAACAAGTCTGTGGCGATCATTTCACTAAGCTTGTTGTGGTCAGATCTAGCGATGAAAACTCATCCATCGAGCAACTCTATTATTTAGGTCTGCTAAAAGCTTGGTTGCGCGCCGGTAAACTGGAGCGCGACATAAAAACTATTGCGGTGGAAAAAGACCTTTTTCAACGATTAGCTAGCTTTAAAAATGAGCTTCAAGATAGCGATGACAAGAACGCTTTTATTGTCTTCTCTCCCGATTACCTGCCCGAACTTCACAATGTTTTAGCTAAACAAGAACAATGGTTCCCTCAGGCCGTCGTCGCCATCGCTGATGAGCACCCTAGCCTTGACGAATTATCAGTCTCAAGTATAGGCTCAGATATAAAAGCCTTTTGCACGGCACTCATTCAGCAATTGCGTAGCCAAGATGACTTAGCTCCAAGTATCATTCCGGGCAAAGTCATCACACGCAACTCACCACAAAATCTTCTCGGGAGTGATTTAAATGTCTAA
- a CDS encoding type II toxin-antitoxin system RelE/ParE family toxin produces the protein MNFSFDPQAEKEFEQAVDYYNECQEDLGFEFASEVYKSIDHILGFPEAWAQLSKNTRRCITDRFPYGVIYLIEDDEIIIIAIMQLQQGPNYWHNRL, from the coding sequence ATGAATTTTTCGTTTGACCCGCAAGCAGAAAAAGAATTTGAACAGGCCGTAGATTATTACAATGAATGTCAAGAAGATTTAGGTTTTGAATTTGCATCTGAAGTTTATAAAAGCATTGATCACATACTAGGCTTTCCTGAAGCTTGGGCACAGCTCTCTAAAAACACACGTCGTTGCATTACCGATAGGTTTCCTTATGGTGTAATTTACCTAATAGAAGATGATGAAATTATTATCATTGCTATCATGCAATTACAACAAGGTCCAAACTACTGGCATAACAGACTGTAA
- a CDS encoding addiction module protein, giving the protein MLNTKELISEMVSLPVDIRAMLASRLLESLNHPDPSIDAEWAKVAEQRVSKIKSGEVKTIPGDQVFRKIQNKMKK; this is encoded by the coding sequence ATGCTAAACACAAAAGAACTAATTTCAGAAATGGTATCTCTTCCGGTAGATATTAGAGCTATGCTAGCAAGCAGACTCTTGGAAAGTTTAAATCATCCTGATCCTAGTATTGATGCTGAATGGGCAAAAGTTGCAGAGCAAAGAGTTTCTAAAATAAAGTCAGGAGAAGTGAAAACTATTCCTGGCGATCAAGTTTTTAGGAAAATCCAAAACAAAATGAAAAAATGA
- a CDS encoding sulfatase, producing MKIISTLQFFSLISTCLMLHSSQLQSKESSTKPNIIFILADDLGYMDLAAYASKIKNIDRSELFYETPHIDQLVDQGVMFTQAYASNLCSPSRSSIITGKHSSRHGFMTATPGFYETYYNQGQTPPAGFAAQDGFFNKTDRAPWPLTQAMTNIALPLDEVTFAEAMTDYKSAFIGKWHLGGHGSKGFAPADQGFEEIAWFDAGGSPYFNWRKRWDLKKKQHEKMAQSELHQGKSGAATGKDYLTDDLAEQACQYIKQNQKSDKPFLLYFCQFAVHTPLQAKKADIKHFAQKKTRGWNQQSNPTYAGMLKAMDDCVGAMIQTLKDSNQLDNTIIIFMSDNGGIVHPDENGKATITNNTPLKGEKALLYEGGIRVPLFVWYPSKYTAKTCDRAVDINDIFPTLLDLSGQSLDSYKTYGDGQSLVPLLADPQSKAYSRDSFYWHYPFYVQVGLTKGALTAPRSAIRQGDWKLILNWEGGLELYNLKSDLAEANNLSQHEPERTKQLFKKLNHWINSTVETRYIPIRNPHYKAQLKQARSFKNIFSAHQSPWPLGRTSRIKTSE from the coding sequence ATGAAAATCATTTCCACACTTCAATTTTTCAGTCTGATAAGTACTTGCTTAATGCTCCATAGCAGTCAACTTCAGTCTAAAGAATCATCGACAAAGCCCAATATTATTTTTATCTTAGCAGATGACTTAGGCTATATGGACTTGGCGGCCTATGCCAGTAAAATCAAAAATATCGATAGATCTGAACTTTTTTACGAGACGCCCCACATTGATCAATTAGTCGATCAAGGGGTCATGTTCACCCAGGCCTATGCCTCTAACTTATGCTCCCCGAGCCGCTCGAGTATAATCACCGGTAAACACTCCTCAAGACATGGCTTTATGACCGCTACCCCAGGCTTCTATGAAACTTATTATAACCAAGGACAGACACCCCCTGCTGGCTTTGCTGCACAAGATGGCTTTTTCAACAAAACCGATCGAGCTCCATGGCCCCTGACTCAAGCAATGACAAATATTGCTCTACCCTTGGACGAAGTCACTTTTGCGGAAGCTATGACAGATTATAAATCGGCCTTTATCGGCAAATGGCACTTGGGCGGTCACGGCTCAAAAGGCTTTGCACCTGCCGATCAGGGCTTTGAAGAAATCGCTTGGTTTGATGCCGGTGGCTCACCCTATTTTAACTGGCGGAAACGCTGGGATCTCAAGAAAAAACAGCACGAAAAAATGGCGCAAAGCGAACTTCATCAAGGAAAAAGCGGAGCTGCAACGGGCAAGGACTACCTCACCGACGACCTCGCCGAGCAAGCCTGCCAATACATCAAACAAAATCAAAAATCTGACAAGCCCTTCTTACTCTACTTCTGTCAATTTGCGGTTCACACTCCTCTGCAAGCCAAAAAAGCCGACATTAAACATTTTGCTCAAAAAAAGACTCGCGGCTGGAATCAGCAGAGCAACCCCACTTATGCCGGCATGCTAAAAGCGATGGACGATTGCGTCGGTGCAATGATACAGACTTTAAAAGACTCTAATCAACTCGACAACACTATTATTATTTTTATGTCCGATAATGGTGGCATCGTTCACCCAGACGAAAATGGCAAGGCAACAATCACTAATAACACTCCACTCAAAGGCGAAAAAGCCCTGCTCTACGAAGGCGGCATTCGCGTCCCGCTCTTTGTTTGGTATCCAAGCAAGTACACCGCAAAAACCTGTGATCGTGCAGTCGACATCAACGATATCTTCCCCACCCTACTCGATTTAAGTGGTCAAAGTTTAGATTCATACAAGACTTATGGCGATGGACAATCACTCGTACCCCTGCTAGCTGATCCCCAAAGCAAAGCCTACTCACGGGATAGCTTTTACTGGCATTACCCCTTTTATGTTCAAGTCGGCCTCACAAAAGGCGCACTCACTGCACCACGCTCGGCTATTCGCCAAGGTGATTGGAAACTCATTTTAAACTGGGAGGGTGGCCTCGAGCTCTATAATTTGAAATCCGATTTAGCAGAAGCAAACAACCTATCGCAACATGAGCCCGAACGCACCAAGCAACTCTTCAAAAAACTCAATCACTGGATCAACAGCACGGTAGAGACGCGCTATATACCAATCAGAAATCCCCATTATAAAGCTCAACTCAAACAAGCTCGCTCATTCAAAAATATTTTCAGTGCACATCAATCACCTTGGCCACTAGGACGGACCTCAAGAATCAAAACAAGCGAGTAA
- a CDS encoding sulfatase-like hydrolase/transferase produces the protein MPQASAQKAIQTLSLLLLGLCANNILAKETRPPNIIVILTDDHGYADFGAYGLSKDIMTPNLDRLSENGAVITNGYATAPQCIPSRAAIVTSRYQTRFGLDGNSYAPMDIKELTIAQRLKKVGYTTGFVGKWHLEPNRNSRHWMKKNWPQGLKQKNPRIPHQLADPYLPMNRGYTDYYDGTMSSYLRNYDLQGKSIKHEREIDQKTFRVDKQTDAALAFIKRNHQQAFYLQLSYFAPHVPIEFVKKHFDRFPAEMAERRRWALASLAAIDDGVGAIMQSLQKYEIEENTIIFYFADNGAPLNIHMADEPFDKPGWDGSINGPMRGEKGMISEGGVRVPYLVYWKGKIPAQVYHKPVSTMDAGATALALAKIKTAPGEIDGVNLLPHLSHKSAKDPHQFLYWRFWGQSAIRSSKWKLLELENGVQMLFDMESSTPESNNLIATHPEIASRLHKKLSQWSRSQLRADYTQPYGREAPWFKHYFGIGK, from the coding sequence ATGCCCCAGGCTTCAGCTCAAAAAGCGATACAGACTTTATCCCTACTTCTTTTGGGCTTATGCGCTAATAACATTTTGGCAAAAGAAACTCGACCTCCCAATATCATCGTCATCCTGACCGACGACCACGGCTATGCCGACTTTGGCGCCTATGGCCTCTCAAAGGATATCATGACACCAAATTTAGACCGGCTCTCAGAAAATGGAGCCGTCATCACCAATGGCTATGCCACCGCCCCTCAATGCATCCCCTCTCGAGCCGCTATAGTCACCTCTCGATACCAGACTCGTTTTGGCTTGGATGGCAACTCTTATGCCCCCATGGATATTAAAGAACTTACCATTGCTCAACGCCTAAAAAAAGTAGGCTACACAACAGGCTTTGTGGGAAAATGGCACCTTGAACCTAATAGAAATAGCCGTCACTGGATGAAAAAAAATTGGCCTCAAGGACTTAAGCAAAAGAATCCACGCATACCGCATCAATTAGCTGATCCATACCTGCCCATGAACCGAGGCTACACAGATTATTATGATGGTACGATGTCTTCTTATTTGAGGAATTACGATCTGCAAGGCAAGTCCATTAAGCACGAACGTGAAATAGATCAAAAAACTTTTCGCGTCGATAAACAAACTGATGCCGCTTTAGCCTTCATCAAACGCAATCATCAACAAGCTTTCTACCTCCAATTAAGTTATTTTGCTCCGCACGTTCCCATTGAATTCGTCAAAAAACATTTTGATCGTTTTCCCGCTGAAATGGCTGAACGCAGACGCTGGGCCCTCGCATCACTCGCCGCGATTGATGATGGTGTGGGTGCGATCATGCAATCTTTGCAAAAATATGAAATCGAAGAAAATACAATCATTTTTTATTTTGCTGATAATGGCGCACCGCTTAACATACATATGGCCGACGAGCCCTTTGATAAGCCTGGATGGGATGGCTCGATAAATGGTCCTATGCGAGGCGAAAAGGGCATGATCTCCGAAGGTGGAGTGCGCGTCCCTTATCTCGTCTACTGGAAAGGTAAAATCCCCGCTCAAGTTTATCATAAGCCCGTAAGCACCATGGATGCGGGTGCCACCGCCTTAGCACTAGCAAAAATCAAGACGGCCCCAGGTGAAATTGATGGCGTTAACCTGCTCCCTCACCTTAGTCATAAATCCGCTAAAGATCCACACCAATTCTTGTATTGGCGTTTCTGGGGCCAATCAGCCATTCGCTCAAGTAAATGGAAGTTATTAGAACTAGAAAATGGCGTGCAAATGCTCTTTGATATGGAAAGCTCAACACCCGAATCTAATAATCTCATTGCTACACACCCAGAAATTGCTAGCCGTTTACATAAAAAACTTAGTCAATGGAGTCGTAGCCAATTAAGAGCTGATTACACTCAGCCCTATGGTCGCGAGGCCCCTTGGTTCAAGCACTACTTTGGCATCGGCAAATAA
- a CDS encoding MFS transporter: MNQNQLVPLKARISWGMGGWADNFIFQMLMILALPIYNIELGIDPVWVGMALMLPRLFDAITDPLMGNISDNTRSRWGRRRPWIFVGALLSAILLPLLWMPPFSGKEASIIYFAIVSTVYALTYTMFVVPYTALGFELSNDYDERTKAMSWRMYIGLLAGLCIPNLYAWCQHDIFEGDILKGARWVSLIVAVTVLITGLLPAILCRENIIPKKQEKLKLGKALIETIKDGPFRLLLSGYVIIITGLLTSAALALYVNIYHVFAGDKKLAAEVSALGGMLAVVGAYLGVRLAAIISAKTGKKETMIIGLSLALISVGSMIFTMQAGFQVHEFWGFKFHPQAISFFFYGMGQQGCWLLIDSMTADICDEDELRSDRRREGMFGAVKSLALKSGVAITGLTGGLVIKFAGVSDATQGVDVAVAATLHKLFIIIQASGLVAGIIIFIFYPITRAKSAETRRLLDARNSANPLT, encoded by the coding sequence ATGAATCAAAATCAATTAGTACCCTTAAAGGCGCGCATCTCTTGGGGCATGGGCGGCTGGGCCGACAACTTCATCTTTCAAATGCTGATGATTCTCGCCCTCCCTATCTATAATATTGAACTCGGCATAGATCCTGTCTGGGTCGGCATGGCGCTCATGCTACCCCGCCTTTTTGATGCCATCACTGATCCCCTCATGGGAAACATTTCAGATAATACTCGAAGTCGCTGGGGCCGCAGACGCCCGTGGATTTTTGTGGGCGCCCTACTGAGCGCTATTTTACTCCCCCTACTTTGGATGCCACCTTTTTCAGGCAAAGAAGCTTCGATCATCTACTTTGCTATAGTCAGCACAGTCTATGCGCTGACCTACACTATGTTTGTCGTACCCTACACAGCTCTGGGCTTCGAATTAAGCAATGATTATGATGAACGCACCAAAGCTATGAGCTGGAGAATGTATATCGGCCTATTAGCTGGACTTTGCATTCCCAACCTTTACGCTTGGTGTCAGCATGATATTTTTGAGGGCGACATTCTCAAAGGCGCGCGTTGGGTTAGCCTCATTGTCGCTGTCACAGTGCTTATCACGGGTTTGTTGCCCGCTATTCTTTGTCGTGAAAACATCATTCCAAAGAAACAAGAAAAACTCAAACTCGGAAAAGCCCTTATCGAAACGATCAAAGATGGGCCCTTTCGCTTATTACTCAGTGGCTATGTTATTATTATAACTGGCCTACTCACTTCTGCTGCCTTAGCCCTTTACGTCAATATCTATCACGTTTTTGCCGGCGATAAAAAATTAGCCGCGGAAGTTTCGGCACTCGGTGGCATGCTCGCCGTCGTGGGAGCTTATTTGGGCGTTCGCCTAGCCGCCATTATTTCAGCGAAGACAGGCAAGAAAGAAACCATGATTATTGGGCTATCCTTAGCACTCATCTCCGTGGGCTCCATGATTTTCACGATGCAAGCAGGCTTCCAAGTCCATGAATTCTGGGGCTTTAAATTCCATCCTCAAGCCATCTCTTTTTTCTTTTATGGCATGGGCCAACAAGGCTGCTGGTTGCTCATCGACTCGATGACCGCAGATATCTGCGACGAAGACGAGCTGCGCAGCGACAGGCGCCGTGAAGGCATGTTTGGTGCCGTCAAAAGCTTGGCACTCAAATCGGGTGTCGCTATCACCGGACTTACAGGCGGCTTAGTTATCAAATTTGCTGGTGTGAGCGATGCCACACAAGGTGTTGATGTAGCAGTGGCGGCCACTCTCCATAAGCTTTTTATCATCATTCAAGCCAGCGGTTTAGTTGCCGGCATTATTATTTTTATTTTTTACCCCATCACTCGAGCTAAATCAGCAGAAACCCGACGTCTTCTAGATGCTAGAAATTCAGCTAATCCATTAACTTAA
- a CDS encoding type II secretion system protein, producing MQKRFTLIELLVVIAIIGILASLLLPVLGSARERAKRAVCKSNLKQIGVATVIYADDNDGFYMTQLNAISWDDKLSTYDSRNLTSIQMSQDYNNFAAATGTSADMHKLYACPSDDVPRVGARVTRSYVPNAYTTGGWANMWTGIVGEGDESRQITSVSDPAKSIAFFEWHHDANGVGGTGNGVGKGSPATLVLDINAGKEYTKHAYELSNYLMVDGHVSSMTYRNSVEVHSQRTGYRTASNPYSVGLGGNNLIGTYWDCN from the coding sequence ATGCAGAAGCGCTTTACTTTAATCGAGCTCCTAGTTGTAATAGCAATCATAGGCATACTTGCGTCATTATTACTTCCAGTGCTAGGCAGCGCTAGGGAGAGGGCTAAACGTGCTGTTTGTAAATCTAATCTAAAGCAGATTGGTGTAGCCACTGTAATATATGCTGATGATAATGATGGTTTTTATATGACTCAGCTTAATGCTATATCCTGGGATGATAAGTTAAGTACTTATGATTCACGGAACTTAACAAGTATCCAAATGAGTCAAGATTATAATAACTTTGCTGCGGCAACGGGAACTTCTGCTGATATGCATAAACTCTATGCCTGCCCATCTGATGATGTGCCGAGGGTGGGAGCACGTGTCACTAGGTCTTATGTTCCCAACGCTTACACTACAGGGGGATGGGCTAATATGTGGACAGGGATAGTGGGAGAAGGGGATGAATCACGACAAATAACGTCCGTGTCGGATCCAGCTAAAAGTATAGCTTTTTTTGAATGGCACCATGATGCGAATGGGGTCGGTGGTACTGGTAATGGAGTAGGCAAGGGCTCGCCAGCAACACTTGTGTTAGATATAAATGCGGGCAAGGAATATACTAAGCATGCTTATGAATTGTCGAATTATCTGATGGTAGACGGCCATGTTTCCTCTATGACGTACAGAAATAGTGTAGAGGTCCATTCTCAACGAACGGGCTATCGCACAGCGAGTAATCCTTATAGCGTGGGTCTTGGTGGCAATAACCTCATAGGCACTTACTGGGATTGTAACTAG